ttatattttaatgcaaatgaggccatgtctcattaaacatgcgcttatttgcatactgacaaaatcagattgtttaataataaagtcatgctcaaaatatttttttccaagggtAACATGTGTATTTGGggtctgagttggtgaaaacctttaaggaACCTGTCAGGAGGCAGTGTTGACCTATGGACAGACAGATTAAGAAATTAGGTGCtccatgcaaaataactataacagcatgcacacacacgcaaacctacaagaactgtacagtacataatatgcaaaataactatatccagcatgcacatgtacacaaatacacattaactatacaagaactatacaacatataaaataactatgacattttaaaggcacaggagcaagatgtttttgtacggtcacaattatgacaattgggattaaatgggtcaatgggttaacactgcctccttaccaggttcctttaaaggttttcaccaactcagccctacaagtatacatgtttactttggaaaaaagaaacattttgagcCTGGCCTCATCACACTATCTGATTTTGTGCGTATGCAAATTAGAGCCTTTTTTATGAGATatggcctaatttgcatatgtaaacattaaaatataaaaaacatgcaatacatttttttctcatcttaacacaagtaatcaactgagaaagtttcatagtgatatctattatttattttgtttaccctattcacctgcaccctattcaccttaattggctatatatttatgctaattatgcaaattgcccaaagtgcaactttaggcaaccaagttgaatttcatccactaggcctatagattacatttatgcaataaaactttagggtactcaacatttctgggtttactattgggcctatggggattacgactagactatTAGTGTAATGCATGTTTCAATGTGTTTAGGTCAACACAGCTGGTTGACATTAGTTATTCAAATTGCAATCAAATAATATTTTGTTAACCATTAAATGAGTGTACTGTGGAAATCTGAGCCAGAACGACTTTACGACATGTCATCTGCCACAGAcgtcacttccaacacaactacCTTGCACCTCCCCCGGCTTTCTGAAGTTAGCAAACCTAGCTAACCAGTGGTGGTGGTAGACGAGGAAGTGGAGATGGCCGAATTGTCACTTTATCTCACAAACGTTAACATATCTGTGGGGCAAACTATGGACAAAGAGAAggtatttcatattttcaaatcTAACACGTATATAAGTTGTTAAAGTGAACTATTGTGATGTTTGGCTGTAGCTAGCTACCATTCATATTAGCTATCGTGTTTCggccatagacagtaaaggtttcggctaacgttagcttggAAACAATAACCTAACAACCTGTGTAGCTGCTACAGCCTAAGATCATGTTGGTACAgtggtgcgtgtctgtgtgtcgtgGCTATCGCTTGTGATGTTTTGTCGTGCTGTTTCATTCAGAAATTTACTTTTCAATGTAGCATAGCTACATTATTAGTGAGACCGTTAGCTGATGTGCATTGTATTGCTGGTAACGTTGTAGCGCCAGCAGGCAACTCGTCACAAGATGACAACCTGTTGGTCTCTTAACTTTTCCGTGGGACCATATGATGTTGTTAGTAACTATTATATCCATGAAAGGTTATTAAGAGAGCACGGAAATAAGTATATTTAACCTACTTGTGTTATTCGGAATGAAAAGATAACCTTCATCGACAGGTTGTTGCTGaaggtgtttgtttttgtttagacTGCCAGTGTGGGGAAGGATTTTGAGAATGTAGAGCTTGGTGATTTGGGCCTGAAAAAGCAAAAGGTTCCACGAAGAACCATATACTTTGCCAGTGGGGAGACTATGGAGGAATACAGTAcagatgaagaagaggaagagcctGAGAAGAAGGAAGCATTGACCACAACCGATCCCGTAAGTTACGCTTGTTATTGCTGCAGCCACACTGTATTGTGAGGAAGGGGTGTGGTTATTTTTTTAATGGGAAATGTCCTGTGTTTTCAATTACAGTCAACACTCACATGGGGCCCATATGTGTGGTTCCAAATGTGGAGAATGGCTACCTCAACTGTGTCCGGTAGGCCTGAACTGCAACCCAGTTTATTTGTAACTAATCACAGTGGAGTTCATTTGTTGCATTACTCTATCTATAACATACTGCCCTTCCCTATCCTTCCTTTTTGAACATCATAATGTTGCTTATGAAATATCTAGTCTTTGATGCCTGACAGTTTTGTTCCTCGTAtttgtgtgtcacagtgtgtgatTATCTTGGTGAGAGACTGGCTGGACTCTTGGGTATAACATCACCGAAGTATCAGTATGCCATTGATGAGTACTACAGAATGAGGAAGGAGGTGAGCAGTAACTAGTATAGTGAATGTGAGCGTATTAGATATTGGGAAACacacctatttatttattttccccatGGCCAAGTTTAAGTCACAAAACATGAGATAACCAGTTTATACCAGATTTAAGTTCATATCTAGATTTCAGTTGGTACTATGGCCAAGAGGAAAAGTATACATTTATGCCCCATGTCTGTTCCCTCAAGTTTGCATGGGCACCTGTCATAATATTCCGAATCTTCACTGATcattttatcatcctgtttatggtgtatgtgtactgtatgttgtgtgtgatgtaagctacggggaccttgaatttccccttggggatcaataaagtatctatctatctatctatctatctatctatcatcacaggacgaggaggaagaagaagaaaaccgTCTTgctgaggaggcagagaggaactTCAACAACCAGGGGAACCAGGAGGGTCAGCCG
The genomic region above belongs to Sardina pilchardus chromosome 20, fSarPil1.1, whole genome shotgun sequence and contains:
- the fam177a1 gene encoding protein FAM177A1 isoform X2; this encodes MEEYSTDEEEEEPEKKEALTTTDPSTLTWGPYVWFQMWRMATSTVSVCDYLGERLAGLLGITSPKYQYAIDEYYRMRKEDEEEEEENRLAEEAERNFNNQGNQEGQPPRVEQPETSPSFVNVTFELEPEPHSAPDAVHVPAPLPS
- the fam177a1 gene encoding protein FAM177A1 isoform X1 → MAELSLYLTNVNISVGQTMDKEKTASVGKDFENVELGDLGLKKQKVPRRTIYFASGETMEEYSTDEEEEEPEKKEALTTTDPSTLTWGPYVWFQMWRMATSTVSVCDYLGERLAGLLGITSPKYQYAIDEYYRMRKEDEEEEEENRLAEEAERNFNNQGNQEGQPPRVEQPETSPSFVNVTFELEPEPHSAPDAVHVPAPLPS